A part of Antechinus flavipes isolate AdamAnt ecotype Samford, QLD, Australia chromosome 6, AdamAnt_v2, whole genome shotgun sequence genomic DNA contains:
- the LOC127540284 gene encoding olfactory receptor 5B12-like yields the protein MENKSKVNEFILLGITDDPELQVPLFIMFTFIYLITLVGNLGIVALISWDSHLHTPMYFFLSNLSLVDFGYSSAVTPKVMAGLLRGDKIISYNGCATQLFFVGTFATTESFLLASMAYDRHAAVCKPLHYTTTMTSTLCAILASGTHLCGFLTSSIVIGNIFSLSFCRSNIVHHFFCDIPPLLFLSCSDIHIIELVIFIIGSITVFFPFIVIFTSYFLIFITILKIHSAEGRQKAFSTCASHLIAVSIFYGTIIFMYLQPSSSHSMDIDKTVSVFYTIVIPMLNPLIYSMRNKDVKNAFMKTVRGR from the coding sequence ATGGAAAACAAGTCAAAAGTGAATGAGTTTATCCTTCTAGGAATAACAGATGATCCAGAGCTTCAGGTCCCTCTCTTCATCATGTTCACCTTCATCTATCTCATCACCTTGGTTGGGAACCTGGGCATAGTAGCTCTGATCTCCTGGGATTCCCATCTCCACACTCCCATGTACTTTTTCCTCAGTAATCTCTCTCTTGTGGATTTTGGCTACTCTTCAGCTGTTACTCCTAAGGTGATGGCTGGGCTTCTCAGAGGGGATAAAATCATCTCTTATAATGGATGTGCTACACAATTGTTCTTTGTCGGGACCTTTGCTACTACTGAAAGTTTCCTCTTAGCCTCCATGGCCTATGATCGCCATGCAGCTGTGTGTAAGCCTCTACATTACACCACCACCATGACTTCAACACTATGTGCAATTCTGGCCAGTGGCACTCACCTCTGTGGTTTTTTAACCTCCTCCATAGTTATAGGGAATATTTTTAGCCTTTCTTTCTGTAGGTCCAACATAGTCCATCACTTTTTCTGTGATATTCCTCCTCTCCTATTTCTCTCTTGTTCTGATATTCACATAATTGAATTAGTAATCTTCATCATAGGGTCAATCActgtcttttttccatttatcgTTATCTTCACCTCATACTTCTTAATCTTCATCACCATCCTGAAGATCCATTCTGCTGAAGGCCGCCAGAAAGCCTTCTCCACTTGTGCTTCCCATCTCATAGCAGTGTCTATATTTTATGGGACAATCATCTTCATGTACCTGCAGCCCAGCTCTAGCCATTCAATGGATATAGACAAAACAGTGTCTGTATTCTACACCATCGTCATCCCTATGTTAAACCCTCTGATCTATAGTATGAGGAACAAAGATGTCAAGAATGCTTTTATGAAAACTGTGAGAGGAAGGTGA
- the LOC127541083 gene encoding olfactory receptor 5B12-like gives MENRTKMNEFILTGLTDVPELQVPLFIIFILIYFITMVGNLGIVVLIALDSRLHTPMYFFLSNLSLVDCGYSSAITPKVMAGLLKGDKVISYNGCAAQLFFVGTFACTDSFLLASMAYDRHAAVCKPLHYTTTMTSTVCVQLVIGAYICSLLATSIVAGTIFSLSFCRSNILEHFFCDITPLLLLSCSDVHITELVIFTVGLFTVSSPLLVIFISYLLIFITILKIRSAEGRQKAFSTCASHLTAVSIFYGTIMFMYFQPSSNHSMDSDKVVSVFYTMVIPMLNPLVYSLRNKDIKNAFRKAMRR, from the coding sequence ATGGAAAACAGAACTAAAATGAATGAGTTCATCCTTACAGGATTAACAGATGTTCCAGAGCTTCAGGTTCCTCTCTTCATAATATTCATCCTCATTTACTTCATTACTATGGTAGGGAACCTGGGGATAGTAGTTCTGATCGCCTTGGATTCCCGCCTTCATACCcctatgtattttttcctcagtaaCCTCTCCCTGGTGGATTGTGGCTACTCCTCAGCTATTACACCCAAGGTGATGGCTGGGCTCCTCAAAGGAGACAAAGTCATTTCCTATAATGGATGTGCAGCACAATTATTCTTTGTTGGGACCTTTGCTTGCACTGATAGTTTCCTCTTAGCCTCCATGGCCTATGATCGTCATGCAGCTGTGTGCAAGCCCCTACATTATACCACTACCATGACATCAACAGTATGTGTGCAGCTAGTCATTGGTGCTTACATCTGTAGCCTGTTAGCCACCTCCATAGTTGCAGGAACGATATTTAGCCTTTCCTTTTGTAGGTCAAACATACTTGAACACTTTTTCTGTGATATTACCCCTCTGCTACTTCTCTCTTGCTCTGATGTTCACATTACTGAGTTAGTAATCTTTACAGTAGGGTTATTCACTGTCTCTTCTCCACTTCTTGTCATCTTTATCTCTTACTTACTAATTTTCATCACCATCTTGAAGATCCGTTCTGCTGAAGGCCGCCAGAAAGCCTTCTCCACCTGTGCTTCCCATCTCACGGCAGTGTCTATATTTTATGGGACAATCATGTTCATGTACTTCCAACCTAGTTCAAACCATTCAATGGACTCAGACAAAGTGGTGTCAGTATTCTACACCATGGTTATCCCTATGTTGAACCCTCTGGTTTATAGTCTTAGGAACAAAGACATTAAGAATGCTTTCAGGAAAGCTATGAGAAGATAA